The following are from one region of the Natronosporangium hydrolyticum genome:
- a CDS encoding IS110 family transposase translates to MNGQYEVFLGLDVGKGEHHAVALSRDGARLHDAPLPNNEAKLRALYDKLARHGSILVVVDQPASIGALPVAVARAGGHQVAYLPGLAMRRIADLHPGTSKTDARDAYVIADAARTLPHTLRRVDTGDDTLAELEMLIGYDDDLAGEATRISNRIRGLLTQIHPPLERVLGPKAAHPAVLELLTRCGGPAGLRKAGRRKLTTIATRHAPRMGERLVAQILAALDEQTVIVPGSHAAETILPRLASSLRDVLKQREQTAAEVEGMLDAHPLAKVLTSMPGIGVRTGARILLEVGDASAFPTPGHLAAYAGLAPVTRRSGSSIRGEHPPKGGNKQLKRAFFLAAFAALANPESRAYYDRKRAEGKKHNAALICLARRRVDVLHAMLRTKTPFQPKSVHPVAAA, encoded by the coding sequence GTGAACGGCCAGTACGAGGTCTTCCTGGGGTTGGACGTCGGCAAAGGCGAACACCACGCGGTCGCGCTGAGCCGCGACGGCGCCAGGCTCCACGATGCACCGCTTCCCAACAACGAAGCCAAACTGCGGGCGCTCTACGACAAACTCGCCCGCCACGGCAGCATCCTGGTGGTGGTCGACCAGCCCGCCTCCATCGGCGCGCTGCCAGTGGCGGTAGCCCGCGCCGGCGGACACCAGGTGGCCTACCTGCCCGGGCTGGCCATGCGCCGCATCGCCGACCTGCACCCGGGCACATCAAAGACCGACGCCCGCGACGCCTACGTCATCGCCGACGCGGCCCGGACCCTGCCACACACGCTGCGGCGAGTCGACACCGGCGATGACACCCTGGCCGAGCTGGAAATGCTCATCGGCTACGACGACGACCTCGCCGGCGAGGCCACCCGCATCTCCAACCGCATCCGCGGCCTGCTCACCCAGATCCACCCTCCACTCGAGCGTGTCCTCGGCCCGAAGGCCGCCCACCCGGCAGTACTGGAACTGCTGACACGCTGCGGCGGACCGGCCGGGCTACGCAAGGCCGGACGCCGCAAGCTCACCACCATCGCCACCCGCCATGCCCCACGCATGGGCGAACGTCTCGTCGCACAGATCCTGGCCGCCCTTGACGAACAGACCGTGATCGTGCCCGGCAGCCACGCCGCCGAGACCATCCTTCCCCGGCTGGCCAGCTCGCTACGCGACGTCCTCAAGCAACGCGAACAGACCGCGGCCGAGGTCGAAGGGATGCTCGATGCCCACCCTCTTGCCAAGGTCCTGACCTCGATGCCCGGCATCGGAGTCAGGACCGGCGCCCGCATCCTGCTCGAAGTCGGCGACGCCAGCGCCTTCCCCACCCCCGGCCACTTGGCCGCCTACGCCGGCCTCGCCCCAGTCACCAGACGTTCGGGCAGCTCGATACGGGGTGAACATCCACCCAAGGGCGGCAACAAGCAGCTCAAACGTGCGTTCTTCTTAGCCGCGTTCGCCGCTCTGGCCAATCCTGAGTCCAGGGCCTACTACGACCGCAAGCGGGCCGAAGGCAAGAAGCACAACGCCGCGCTGATCTGCCTGGCCCGACGCCGCGTCGACGTCCTCCATGCCATGCTGCGCACCAAGACTCCGTTCCAGCCCAAGTCAGTTCATCCTGTCGCGGCCGCCTGA
- a CDS encoding GmrSD restriction endonuclease domain-containing protein: protein MARTRKSKSRKRSTSRRSRRTLTRKQQRRLGLVVAAVAAIVLGGYLGTSDLLEDVLPDVEASESDNGGDSSSDGDDDSEDDSDSDSDSGGGSSGDVDVDEARELLSELTVDEWDTTSGYSRDRFSHWRTIDGCDARQTVLARDGEEIETRDEDCRVVSGVWHSPFDDVTLDDPSDIDIDHMVPLANAWRTGAADWDDDDRADFANDLDTPQLIAVSASSNRAKGDQDPSQWQPVRGFHCQYAYDWIVVKHHWELWVTEEEHDALSDMLDTCD from the coding sequence GTGGCCCGTACCCGGAAGTCCAAGTCTCGTAAGCGTTCCACTTCGCGCCGTAGCCGTCGGACGTTGACCCGCAAGCAGCAGCGGCGACTCGGCCTGGTGGTGGCGGCGGTCGCCGCCATCGTCCTCGGCGGCTACCTCGGCACCAGCGACCTGCTCGAGGATGTCCTACCGGACGTGGAAGCCTCGGAGTCCGACAACGGCGGCGACAGCTCCAGCGATGGGGACGACGACTCGGAAGATGACTCGGACAGCGACAGCGACAGCGGCGGCGGGTCCAGCGGGGACGTCGACGTCGACGAGGCCCGGGAACTCCTCTCCGAGTTGACCGTGGACGAGTGGGACACCACCAGCGGCTACAGCCGGGACCGGTTCTCCCACTGGCGCACCATCGACGGCTGCGACGCCCGGCAGACGGTGCTGGCCCGCGACGGCGAGGAGATCGAGACCAGGGACGAGGACTGCCGGGTGGTCAGCGGCGTCTGGCACAGCCCGTTCGACGACGTCACCCTCGACGACCCCAGCGACATCGACATCGACCACATGGTCCCGCTCGCCAACGCCTGGCGCACCGGGGCCGCCGACTGGGACGACGACGACCGGGCCGACTTCGCCAACGACCTCGACACTCCGCAGCTGATCGCGGTCTCGGCCAGCTCCAACCGGGCCAAGGGCGACCAGGACCCCTCCCAGTGGCAACCGGTCCGCGGCTTCCACTGCCAATATGCCTACGACTGGATCGTGGTAAAACACCATTGGGAGCTGTGGGTGACCGAAGAAGAACACGACGCGCTCTCGGACATGCTGGACACCTGCGACTGA
- the leuA gene encoding 2-isopropylmalate synthase, protein MPHASDPAAEARPAAANPIAQQRPSPMPYQRYQPYHLAFPTDLPDRRWPTRRIEAAPRWCAVDLRDGNQALIDPMSPERKRRMFQLLVRMGYKEIEVGFPSASETDFQFVRQLIEEDLIPDDVTIQVLTQCREHLIDRTFQSLRGVHRAIVHFYNSTSVLQRRVVFGLDRPGITAIATDGARLCQKYAEIHTPGTDIFYEYSPESYTGTELEYALEICAAVVDVIDPTPERPLILNLPATVEMATPNVYADSIEWMHRQLPRRDSLVLSLHPHNDRGTGVAAAELGLLAGADRIEGCLFGNGERTGNVDLVTLGLNLFSQGIDPQIDFSEIDEIKRAVEYCNQLPVHERHPYAGDLVYTAFSGSHQDAIKKGFAALERDAAAVGVPVAQHQWGVPYLPIDPHDLGRSYEAVIRVNSQSGKGGVAYVMKEEHHLDLPRRLQIELSGVIQQHTDSVGGEVAPERMWGIFAGEYLVAEQREPKLTVSRYESTSIDGKVELSITVDLDGDRRELTGVGNGPIDAFTYALAEFGVRVRVLDYAEHALAAGGDARAAAYVECDVDGESAWGVGIDANIVTASLDAVASAVNRARR, encoded by the coding sequence ATGCCGCACGCATCCGACCCCGCCGCCGAGGCCCGACCGGCCGCCGCCAACCCGATCGCCCAGCAACGCCCCAGCCCCATGCCGTACCAGCGGTACCAGCCGTATCATCTCGCCTTTCCGACCGACCTGCCCGACCGTCGCTGGCCGACCCGCCGGATCGAGGCCGCCCCCCGCTGGTGCGCGGTCGACCTCCGCGACGGCAACCAGGCGCTGATCGACCCGATGTCCCCCGAGCGCAAACGGCGCATGTTCCAGCTGCTGGTCCGCATGGGCTATAAGGAGATCGAGGTCGGCTTCCCGTCGGCGAGCGAGACCGACTTCCAGTTCGTCCGGCAGCTGATCGAGGAAGACCTGATCCCGGACGACGTCACCATCCAGGTGCTCACCCAGTGCCGGGAGCACCTGATCGACCGCACCTTCCAGTCGCTGCGCGGGGTCCACCGGGCGATCGTGCACTTCTACAACTCCACCTCGGTGCTGCAGCGACGGGTGGTCTTCGGGCTGGACCGGCCCGGGATCACCGCGATCGCCACCGACGGGGCCCGGCTGTGCCAGAAGTACGCCGAGATCCACACCCCGGGCACCGACATCTTCTACGAGTACTCCCCCGAGTCGTACACCGGCACCGAGCTGGAGTATGCGCTGGAGATCTGCGCCGCGGTGGTCGACGTGATCGACCCGACCCCGGAGCGGCCGTTGATCCTCAACCTGCCGGCGACGGTGGAGATGGCCACCCCGAACGTCTACGCGGACTCGATCGAGTGGATGCACCGGCAGCTGCCCCGCCGAGACTCGCTGGTGCTCTCGCTGCACCCGCACAACGACCGCGGCACCGGCGTGGCCGCCGCCGAGCTGGGGCTGCTCGCCGGCGCTGACCGGATCGAGGGCTGCCTGTTCGGCAACGGCGAGCGCACCGGCAACGTCGACCTGGTGACGCTGGGGCTGAACCTGTTCTCGCAGGGCATCGACCCGCAGATCGACTTCTCGGAGATCGACGAGATCAAGCGGGCGGTGGAGTACTGCAACCAGCTACCGGTGCATGAACGCCACCCGTACGCCGGAGATCTGGTCTACACCGCTTTCTCCGGCTCCCACCAGGACGCGATCAAGAAGGGCTTCGCGGCGCTGGAACGCGACGCCGCGGCGGTCGGGGTGCCGGTGGCGCAGCACCAGTGGGGCGTGCCCTACCTGCCGATCGACCCGCACGACCTGGGCCGCAGCTACGAAGCGGTGATCCGGGTCAACTCCCAGTCCGGCAAGGGCGGGGTGGCGTACGTGATGAAGGAGGAGCACCACCTCGACCTGCCGCGCCGGCTGCAGATCGAACTCTCCGGGGTGATCCAGCAACACACCGACTCGGTCGGCGGGGAGGTCGCGCCGGAGCGGATGTGGGGCATCTTCGCCGGCGAGTACCTCGTCGCCGAGCAGCGGGAGCCGAAGCTGACGGTGAGCCGCTACGAAAGCACCAGCATCGACGGCAAGGTGGAGCTTTCGATCACAGTGGACCTGGACGGCGACCGGCGGGAGCTCACCGGTGTCGGCAACGGCCCGATCGACGCCTTCACCTACGCGCTGGCCGAGTTCGGGGTACGGGTGCGGGTGCTCGACTACGCCGAACACGCGCTGGCCGCCGGTGGCGATGCCCGCGCCGCCGCGTACGTTGAGTGCGATGTGGATGGTGAATCGGCGTGGGGGGTCGGGATCGACGCCAACATCGTCACCGCCTCGCTGGACGCGGTGGCGAGCGCGGTCAACCGCGCCCGCCGCTGA